A DNA window from Tachysurus fulvidraco isolate hzauxx_2018 chromosome 4, HZAU_PFXX_2.0, whole genome shotgun sequence contains the following coding sequences:
- the noto gene encoding homeobox protein notochord translates to MQIPTRPHGPYGFSVRPQVHLHPDCSISACLSTAAKPSSGKSFTIDALLAKPDNTENTKTSPFQGSLNPTPSPPGLFLYAGQMCPPLPHYLHSPAMMHTQSSYPVYCCPPYGYQTTCPGTVYSQGATLSKAGVHAHYKHKGGKSKRMRTSFTNEQLSRLEKEFARQQYMVGSERFLLASALQLTEAQVKVWFQNRRIKWRKQSLEQQQAKLAKLGLAVPPKSPGSQGREDEGDEDEHDFTEDSDVDIDDSLHA, encoded by the exons ATGCAGATCCCTACACGGCCTCACGGACCCTACGGATTTTCAGTGCGTCCACAGGTTCATCTCCACCCGGACTGTTCCATCAGCGCGTGTCTGTCCACAGCTGCAAAACCCAGCTCCGGAAAATCATTCACCATTGACGCTCTGCTCGCCAAGCCGGACAACACCGAAAACACAAAGACAAGCCCATTTCAGGGCTCACTGAATCCTACGCCATCACCACCAGGTCTCTTTCTATATGCCGGACAGATGTGTCCACCACTTCCTCACTACCTGCACAGCCCGGCAATGATGCACACACAATCCAGCTATCCAGTCTACTGCTGTCCGCCCTACGGGTACCAGACAACATGCCCGGGGACTGTTTATTCACAAG GTGCCACACTGTCTAAAGCAGGAGTTCACGCGCACTACAAGCACAAAGGGGGGAAATCAAAGCGGATGCGCACGAGCTTCACCAACGAGCAGCTGTCTCGCTTGGAAAAGGAGTTTGCGCGCCAGCAGTACATGGTGGGATCAGAGCGCTTCCTGCTTGCATCTGCACTCCAGCTCACCGAGGCGCAG GTTAAAGTTTGGTTCCAGAACAGGCGCATCAAGTGGAGAAAGCAGAGTCTTGAGCAACAGCAGGCCAAACTTGCCAAACTAGGACTCGCGGTTCCGCCGAAAAGCCCCGGATCTCAAGGCCGCGAAGATGAGGGAGACGAGGACGAGCACGATTTCACAGAGGACTCTGATGTTGATATCGACGACTCCCTGCACGCCTGA